From Anomalospiza imberbis isolate Cuckoo-Finch-1a 21T00152 chromosome 22, ASM3175350v1, whole genome shotgun sequence, a single genomic window includes:
- the LOC137487115 gene encoding uncharacterized protein DDB_G0290685-like — translation MGTGDSDDSREGDRDGDADEGDDEGDDEDEESDNEDDEEGDDDEGDNEDEEEGDDEDDEEGDDDEGDNEDDEEGDDEDDEEGDDDEGDDEEEGDDDDEEGDDDEGDDEEEGDDGEGDNEDEEEGDDEDDEEGDDDEGDDEEEGDDDERDNEDDEEGDDEDDEEGDDDEGDDEEEGDDDERDNEDEEEGDDEDDEEGDDDEGDDEEEGDDDDEEGDDDEGDNEDEEEGDDDDEEGVDDEGDDEDDEEGDDDSGDDEEEGNDDDEEGDDDERDNEDDEEGDNEDDEEGDDDEGDNEDDEEGDDEDDEEGDDDEGDDEEEGDDDDEEGDDDEGDDEEEGDDGEGDNEDEEEGDDEDDEEGDDDEGDDEEEGDDDERDNEDDEEGDDEDDEEGDDDEGDDEEEGDDDERDNEDDEEGDDEDDEEGDDDEGDDEEEGDDDERDNEDEEEGDDDDDEEGDDDEGNDEEEEEGDDDDEEGDDEGDNEVEGDDDEGDNEDEEEGDDDDEEGDDDSGDDEDDEEGDDDSGDDEEEGNDDDEEGDDDERDNEDEEEGDDDDDEEGDDDEGDDEEEGDDDEGDNEDEEEGDDDDEEGDDEGDNEEEGDYDEGDNE, via the exons atggggacag GTGACAGTGATGACAGTCGTGAAGGCGACAGAGACGGGGACGCTGATGAGGGTGACGATGAAGGTGACGATGAAGATGAGGAAAGTGACAATGAAGATGATGAGGaaggtgatgatgatgaaggTGACAATGAAGATGAAGAGGAAGGTGAcgatgaagatgatgaggaaggtgatgatgatgaaggtgacaatgaagatgatgaggaaggtgacgatgaagatgatgaggaaggtgatgatgatgaaggTGACGATGAAGAGgaaggtgatgatgatgatgaggaaggtgatgatgatgaaggTGACGATGAAGAGGAAGGTGATGATGGTGAAGGTGACAATGAAGATGAAGAGGAAggtgatgatgaagatgatgaggaaggtgatgatgatgaaggTGACGATGAAGAGGAAGGTGACGATGATGAACGTGACAATGAAGATGATGAGGAAGGTGAcgatgaagatgatgaggaaggtgatgatgatgaaggTGACGATGAAGAGGAAGGTGATGATGATGAACGTGACAATGAAGATGAAGAGGAAGGTGAcgatgaagatgatgaggaaggtgatgatgatgaaggTGACGATGAAGAGgaaggtgatgatgatgatgaggaaggtgatgatgatgaaggTGACAATGAAGATGAAGAGgaaggtgatgatgatgatgaggaagGTGTTGATGATGAAGGTGAcgatgaagatgatgaggaaGGTGATGATGATTCAGGTGATGATGAAGAGGAAggtaatgatgatgatgaggaagGTGACGATGATGAACGTGACAATGAAGATGATGAGGAAGGTGACAATGAAGATGATGAGGaaggtgatgatgatgaaggtgacaatgaagatgatgaggaaggtgacgatgaagatgatgaggaaggtgatgatgatgaaggTGACGATGAAGAGgaaggtgatgatgatgatgaggaaggtgatgatgatgaaggTGACGATGAAGAGGAAGGTGATGATGGTGAAGGTGACAATGAAGATGAAGAGGAAggtgatgatgaagatgatgaggaaggtgatgatgatgaaggTGACGATGAAGAGGAAGGTGACGATGATGAACGTGACAATGAAGATGATGAGGAAGGTGAcgatgaagatgatgaggaaggtgatgatgatgaaggTGACGATGAAGAGGAAGGTGACGATGATGAACGTGACAATGAAGATGATGAGGAAGGTGAcgatgaagatgatgaggaaggtgatgatgatgaaggTGACGATGAAGAGGAAGGTGACGATGATGAACGTGACAATGAAGATGAAGAGGAAGGtgacgatgatgatgatgaggaaggtgatgatgatgaaggTAAcgatgaagaggaagaggaaggtgatgatgatgatgaggaagGTGATGATGAAGGTGACAATGAAGTGGaaggtgatgatgatgaaggTGACAATGAAGATGAAGAGgaaggtgatgatgatgatgaggaagGTGATGATGATTCAGGTGAcgatgaagatgatgaggaaGGTGATGATGATTCAGGTGATGATGAAGAGGAAggtaatgatgatgatgaggaagGTGACGATGATGAACGTGACAATGAAGATGAAGAGGAAGGtgacgatgatgatgatgaggaaggtgatgatgatgaaggTGACGATGAAGAGGaaggtgatgatgatgaaggTGACAATGAAGATGAAGAGgaaggtgatgatgatgatgaggaagGTGATGATGAAGGTGACAATGAAGAGGAAGGTGATTATGATGAAGGTGACAATGAATGA
- the PIP4K2C gene encoding phosphatidylinositol 5-phosphate 4-kinase type-2 gamma, with translation MAAAAAAAAGPCPGPGPGPGPGAARTKKKQKRFVPQRVKLPRAADPLLAVLAWGVTHQINELSQVPLPVMLLPDDFKASSKIKVNNHLFNRENLPSHFKFKEYCPQVFRNLRERFGVDDQDYQVSLARSPPRWAGSGHRLLLSADRTLVLKELSSEDVADVHGLLSHYHQYVVQCHGQTLLPRFLGMYRVSVDSEDTYLLVMRNLFSHRLPVHRKYDLKGSLVDREASDKEKGKELPTLKDVDFLNKNEKVFVEEEQQREFMDKLKRDVEFLVQQKLMDYSLLLGIHEVDRGEQEEEEELEEEEPGGGDEGGLGGPYGTSPEGLGGLLNSYRPLGPGEFDPCVDVYALRGAEGAPRREVYFMGLIDVLTQYDARKKAAHAAKTVKHGAGAEISTVHPEQYAKRFLDFITNIFA, from the exons atggcggcggcggcggcggcggcggcgggtcccTGTCCCGGCCCtggccccgggcccggccccggcgccgcccgcACCAAGAAGAAGCAGAAGCGCTTCGTGCCGCAGCGCGTGAAGCTGCCGCGGGCCGCGGACCCGCTGCTGGCCGTGCTGGCCTGGGGGGTCACGCACCAG ATCAACGAGCTGAGCCAGGTGCCGCTGCCCGTGATGCTGCTGCCCGACGACTTCAAAGCCAGCTCCAAAATCAAGGTCAACAACCACCTGTTCAACAG GGAGAACCTGCCCAGCCACTTCAAGTTCAAGGAGTactgtccccaggtgttccgCAACCTGCGCGAGCGCTTCGGCGTCGACGACCAGGACTACCAG GTGTCCCTGGCGCGGAGCCCCCCGCGCTGGGCGGGCAGCGGCCACCGGCTGCTGCTCTCGGCCGACCGGACGCTGGTGCTGAAGGAGCTGTCGAGCGAGGACGTGGCCGACGTGCACGGGCTGCTGTCCCACTACCACCAG TACGTGGTGCAGTGCCACGGGCAGACGCTGCTGCCGCGGTTCCTGGGCATGTACCGGGTGAGCGTGGACAGCGAGGACACCTACCTGCTGGTCATGAGGAACCTCTTCAGCCACCGCCTGCCCGTGCACAGGAAGTACGACCTCAAG ggctcCCTCGTGGACAGAGAGGCCAGTGACAAGGAGAAG GGCAAGGAGCTGCCCACCCTGAAGGACGTGGATTTCCTCAACAAGAACGAGAAGGTGTTtgtggaggaggagcagcagcgcGAGTTCATGGACAAGCTCAAGAGGGATGTGGAG TTCCTGGTGCAGCAGAAGCTGATGGACTACAGCCTGCTCCTGGGCATCCACGAGGTGGACCGGGgcgagcaggaggaggaggaggagctggaggaagaggagccTGGGGGGGGCGatgagggggggctggggggcccCTATGGCACCTCCccggaggggctgggggggctcctCAACTCCTACCGgcccctggggcccggggagtTCGACCCCTGCGTGGACGTGTACGCCCTGCGCGGGGCCGAGG gagccccccggcgCGAGGTTTATTTCATGGGGCTCATCGATGTCCTCACCCAGTACGACGCCCGCAAGAAGGCGGCGCACGCGGCCAAGACCGTCAAACACGGG GCCGGAGCCGAGATCTCCACGGTGCACCCCGAGCAGTACGCCAAGCGCTTCCTCGACTTCATCACCAACATCTTCGCCTGA